The Benincasa hispida cultivar B227 chromosome 9, ASM972705v1, whole genome shotgun sequence genome has a segment encoding these proteins:
- the LOC120084578 gene encoding peroxidase 57-like, with protein sequence MKSKCKMQSDLCGEAKLMALLMVGIVMISKVYSQELRVGFYSETCPLAENIVRTTVAKAVAQNPGMGAGLIRMHFHDCIVLGCDASILLDKTPQNPDSEKDSIGNPLLRGFEIIDDAKFEIESRCPETVSCADILAFAARDSVATLGQFTYAVPGGRRDSLVSHGINVSDNVPFPSTNIAFLVQHFEERGLSLRDMVALSGAHSIGRTGCPEFSERLFSSNGTEITDPSLDPIFATTLREKCPFGSGFDKTADLDNVTPNHLDVQFFENLKNKMGVLSSDQAIATDPLTAAIVSTYQGNRAIWMRDFSAAMVKMGKLQVLTGTQGEIRKDCHFRN encoded by the exons ATGAAGAGTAAGTGCAAGATGCAAAGTGATTTGTGTGGAGAAGCAAAGCTTATGGCTTTGTTAATGGTGGGCATAGTAATGATATCTAAAGTTTACTCTCAAGAATTAAGAGTAGGGTTTTATAGTGAAACATGTCCTTTGGCAGAAAATATTGTGAGAACCACAGTGGCAAAGGCTGTTGCTCAAAACCCTGGAATGGGTGCTGGCCTTATTCGAATGCATTTCCATGATTGTATTGTTCTA GGCTGTGATGCATCAATACTCCTTGACAAAACACCACAAAATCCCGATTCTGAGAAAGACAGTATTGGCAACCCATTACTGCGAGGCTTCGAAATAATCGAcgatgcaaaatttgaaatcgaATCTCGATGTCCAGAAACTGTTTCTTGCGCTGACATCTTAGCCTTTGCAGCTCGGGACAGTGTCGCGACACTTGGTCAGTTCACCTACGCTGTCCCAGGCGGTCGTCGTGACTCACTTGTCTCTCATGGGATAAATGTTTCCGACAATGTCCCTTTTCCATCAACTAACATCGCGTTTCTCGTACAACATTTTGAAGAGCGAGGCTTGTCGCTAAGAGACATGGTGGCGCTTTCTGGGGCACATTCTATTGGAAGGACAGGTTGTCCAGAATTTTCGGAACGGCTTTTCTCGAGCAATGGAACAGAAATTACTGACCCAAGTTTGGACCCAATCTTTGCGACTACTTTGAGAGAGAAGTGTCCATTTGGTAGCGGGTTTGATAAGACAGCAGATTTGGACAATGTGACGCCAAACCATCTGGATGTTCAGTTTTTTGAGAATTTGAAGAATAAGATGGGGGTTTTGTCGTCGGATCAAGCGATTGCGACTGACCCTCTTACTGCAGCGATAGTGAGTACATACCAAGGGAACAGAGCAATATGGATGAGGGATTTCTCAGCGGCTATGGTGAAGATGGGGAAGCTACAGGTTTTAACTGGAACTCAAGGGGAGATTAGAAAGGACTGTCATTTTAGGAACTAG